CTTTGAACAGTATGGCAAAATCGAAGTGATTGAGATCATGACAGACCGTGGCAGTGGCAAGAAGAGAGGCTTTGCGTTCGTCACCTTTGATGACCACGACTCGGTGGACAAGATTGTTAGTAAGTATCCCGGTGAGCCTATTACATAAAGCTCTGCAAACCAGCAAAGAATCGATAGTATTTGAATGGGAATTGTCCTTGGCTTAAAATCAGGATGCAGGTGTGGATGTAACAGTTAATGACAACCTAGTAATGTCTGATTCTTCCCTTTCAGTTCAGAAGTATCACACTGTGAATGGCCACAACTGCGAAGTGAGGAAAGCACTGTCAAAGCAAGAAATGGCCAGCGCTTCGTCCAGCCAAAGAGGTGAGGACAGTTTCTATAAATGAGTTTGAAATTAATCCCAAACAGACCCTTGATGATTAGCTGTGCCATTCACAAACACCACTCTCTCTTCTAGGTCGCAGTAGCTCTGGTAACTTCAGTGGTGGCGGCCGTGGAGGTGGATATGGCGGAAATGACAACTTTAACCGTGGCAGCAACTTTAGTGGTCGTGGTAAGTGACTTAAGGGGTCGTTCTGACTAGAATTAAAAGGGTACTGTCAGACTAACAAAACTAAAGTTTTAGCCCATAGGTTAACACACCTGCGGCTGCAGTTCTGGCTATTGATTTTACTTGttgatttggacattggactaagTGCAATTCTCCTTTCTTGGCTCTTGGATTCCAACACGGTACAAGGGCTCATTCAGGCAGAGCTTGGATTCCCTGCGACAGTCTCCATCAATTTATACAGCTGCTTCATTCTGTAAAACTGGCTTACAAAAACGTGTGCCCTGGGCGCCAGCACCTGACAGTGTCCCTTCCCGGATAGACTGAACACAAAGGTTTGTTCTTTTCAGGTGGGTTTGGTGGCAGCCGCGGTGGTGGCTATGGAGGCAGTGGAGACGGCTATAATGGATTTAGCAATGAGGGTAAGGCCAAAGCATAACTTTACTGACGTGTCAGCGCCCAGGTTGCCTTGTTTCCAGGCTGAAAGGTGCTACGCCCATGAAGAAGCACTGGTGACATGAGGAAAGTGACTAAACTCCAACTCCTTTGCCTGGCGGAAAGGCCGATACAAACTGACTACAGCATGGACCCAATTGGATCCATCCAGATAGAATAATTGTGTTAAGCATGTCACATTGATTGGTCACAAATTTTCTACGCACATACATTGGTTTACCAAAGTGCATGCTGTGATCAGTTCTTTGGGGAGTTCCTAATTCCATCAGTCAACTGTGGGTTGTGCaatgctggagttcagcagtcttGTTGTTATTTTGTAGGTTAtggtggtggcggcggcggcggccctaGCTACTCTGGTGGGAGCAGAGGCTACGGTGGCAGTGGCAACTACGACGGCTATAACAACGGAGGTGGTGGCTTTGGCAGTGGCAGTGGAGGTAAGTATCCCTTCCGTGTCACTAAGGGACCTTGCTCAGAAGTGGACTATTTGGCTTTCAAACAGCAACGCCAGTTCTTTCCGCTGTGCTACAGTTTCATGGTGAAAGCCTTTATTCCTAGTAGACCGACACGGGGCATAATTTCCTAAGCTAACTCAACCTCCCCATTGCCACGTGGCTTGTTGCACCTCCTGTTTCCCAAAATTCCGTTCTGTATTGTCTCAGCCTTGGGCCACCTCACTCCCTCCCCTGGCACGTTGCACAGGCAAGAGAACGTCCTTGCTCTGGAGAGTGCCCTTGAGTTCTCAAAACCGTGCTGCAAAAACCGCCGTTCAGCCGGATGCCCTGCACAGGGTGCTATTGCTGAGAAGGGCAGGCTGTGATTTGGGATGCCTATCGCTTGTTCCACTCTAGGAAGCAGCTTTGGAGGTGGCGGAAACTACAATGACTTCGGCAGTTATAACAACCAATCTTCAAACTTTGGCCCTATGAAAGGAGGGAACTTCGGAGGCAGGAGTTCTGGTCCATACAGCAGCGGTGGTGAGTCTCAGAAAAAGGGGTCTGTCCTTGTAAAGGGGGAGTAGGTGTGAGGGAAGCCACAGCCAATACCATGATGCCACACTTGTGGTACAAGCTTGAAATCTACCTGCCTAGTATCTATAATTATCTAGTTTTAACCAGGGGAACAGTCACTATCCCACAGTTAAAAAGGAAAGCTGACATGAAAATATCCTTGTCCATTTAACCTCACACAGGCTTAACTTGCTGTGATCGTAGTAAATCAAATGCAGTTCTAGCCGAATATCACCACTTGAATATCCAACAGGAACAAACTCATGCTTCAGAATATGCTTAATTGCAGACATTCACACATACAGTTGGGATCAAATGCAGTCCTTTGCAATTGTGGCTTACCTGAATCTAATCCACTGCCCTACCTTGCTGTCAGGTTTGCCAAACCCTCAGTCTTTGTGTTTGCTATAACATAGGGGTTCACAAACAGGGGGTCAGGGCCCTTCAGGTGGTTGCGCTGttacaaacccccccccccccatgtagtaagctgtcagcctccaccccaaaccctgctttgctgccagcatttataatggtgtttaaatatataaaaagtgtttttaatttatagggggggtCGCACTTGGAGGCTTGCTatctgaaaggggtcaccagaacaaaagtttgagaaccactgctataacgCCATCTCCAATTGCTCTCTCAGGTGGCTACGGTGGCTCCAGTAGTGGCGGTAGTTATGGAGGTGGGCGAAGGTTTTAACTACCAGGTAAGCATCTGGACATTGCACCTCTCAGTCAAACGTATCATGCTAGTGAATCAGTAACAGTAACTAATGTAGCTGAGCAAGTACCCAGTAAAAAGACTTAATTTCAGTAAAATGTGGATGTTTAAGCTAATATTCAGATCAGCTATCTGTGGGAACGAACTTGCTATTGGATTGTAGCCTTGAGTCTCAATGTGTTTAGATTAACAACTTTATTCCATATTATTCAACAGGAAACAAAGCTTAGCAGGAGAGgagagccagagaagggacagggaAGCTACAGGTTACAACAGTTGTGAACTCAGCCAAACACAGTTGTGGCAGGGTGTAGCTGCTACATGAAGACATGTGTTAGACAAACTCTCCTTTGCAAACATAAGGACTGTATTTGTGACTAATTGTATAACAGGTTATTTTAGTTTCTGTTCTGTGGAAAGTGCAAAGCATTCCAATAAGGGTTTTTAtgtagaatttattttatttttttccgcACCCATGCTGTTGATTGCTAATTGTAATAGACTGATCATGACGCTGAATaaatgtgtctttttttaaatgtgctgtgTAAGTTAGTCTGATATAAGTCAATTGAATGCCATCCTAGCTCTATGAATGCTGCAGTGCCTGCATGTAACTAGACCAGGTATAGCTCAGCAATAGTGCACTGGGCAGGGACAGTCGTTTGTGGGCCATGTCaggactcctgagctgggtcctgAATACtaatgccagaggctgtgtgcaTTAGCAACTTGACAGCTGTAACCACCAATGGAATCTGTAGATTTAGTTGTGCTGCCTCCGTGTAACCCTTGTAGACAGGACTTGGGTATCCAGCTGTCACAGACGCAGCTGTTGGTGAATTACAGCTGCAAAGTCTGCTAGTGTAGATGGGTCCAGAGACTGTCTTACAGCAAACAAATGGGGCTAATTCCTTGAATGGTGCATATACCCATGTAAACCTTTTCTCAGCAAACAAGATTAACTTACAAGAACCAAAGTCAGTTGATGTTGAGTAGCTAGGGCTGTAAACTGAAGTTTAATGGACCGGTCCCTGCCAGCCAAAACTTCCCATAAAACTGTCCCTGGGCATCTCACAAAGTTAGGGGGATTAACTCTCACTGGCATGGATCTTCTGTCCAGTTAACCAAACCCTAATGGCTGGCAGAGGTTGGAACTAAAACTTCTTAAAACCCAGCTctagcagtgaggggaggggaaggcctAGTTCTGCTGAGAAGCACATCCCAAATTCACAGCAAGCAGCAGGAGATACTAATGGAGGCCAGTCTAGGTGGCCATGAAATCTTACCTGTGTAATGATAAAGGAAAGCTGAGTGCATCCAGGGTTACTTTGAAAGCAAGCTGCACTTCTGTTTCTCTCAAAGCGATCCAGCTCAGATGCCTGTTAAATGTTTCCACCAGCTAGACAGTGGCATCATGACCATAAGTGTGGCAGAATCGTGACACTGGATCAGCTTGGGCCTCAAGCTGGGAAAGTTGCactgcatttttctttttaacccaAGTGCTCTGCAAAAGGGTTGATTCTCAAATACAGCTGCCAGCTTTGAGAAACGGTTGAAGTTTCTCAGACTGCTGAAATCAGACTCTAATCTCTGCCTCTTCTAAGCACCGAGTGGGTTCTGCAGAAGTTGTCTGAACGAACGGTTGCCTCTTGATATCTGAGGCATTTTCTGACTGATGCAGTGTCATTCCATTGCAGTTTTAAACCTGTGTATAAACATAGACACCCAACTGCTGTAACTGAGTctcccttttttttgtttttaaactggttGGTAACTAACTGTGCCTCAGCCTGTTTTAAAGGGAAACTGCAGAGGAAGAAACTGCCTGTAGGCGATAGCCCCAAAATGTAAACTGCTCATTAGGAATATCAGATCTTTGCTGGCATGTAAGAGAGGGCTGGAGATGAGGTGGGATGAACAAGCTTCCCCAGCCCTGTAATTTGAGGAACATTAAAATCTTACTGCCTGTGTTAAAGGTTTAAATTCCAACTGCTGAAGTAGTTGGGATAAAAACTCTGACCTGGCACCTCCTTCTTCTGTCCTAAGCCTCCAACACAGTGAAGACCTGAGCTTTCTAATGTAAATGAGTATAAAATCTCTGTTCTGCAGTTGCCCTCTAATGCAGGCTGCAGAcgagtgctgctgctgcttcctacaGCTGCCTAAAAGCATAGCTTTAGTTTCCTTCTGTTTGCTGCGTTGCAGAACACAGGAGTCATTGAGAGCTCTCAGTTCttatttttgtatttcaaatCAAGGCATTCACTTGTGATCTCAATTCTCTGATAAAGAGCAACTTAGCCCTATGGTAACTGTTTTGAAGCAGGCCTGTCTCTAAATCATGTTGGCATATTTCTAACAGATCTCTTCAGCTGAATGATTATGAAGTGTATTAATGtggaatgcaaaaaaaaaaagttttagttcCATTGGGTTTTATGTGGCTGAGTTTGCAATAGCAGGTGGATCCTAAACTTATTGAGGGAGACAAGAGACCTCAGGATTCATGGAGTATACTCTTGGCATGGCTTGATAACGTTGAGGACATGGTAGCATACCACAACAGAGGAAGGCACTCCAGGAGCCAAGAACTAAGTAGCTTAAAGATCCAGGAGACATGCAGATGTTGAGCTACTAGGAGCTGCTAGCAAGCATAGCACGAATGGCTTCGAGTTCAGACACTTCTACAGCTGAGAGAGAGTAGACACTTGTGTGTGGAGTCCAGTGTACACAGATAAGCCAGGTGCAGGCTCTGCACTCTAGGAGGGAGTGGAGTATCAGTGACCATCGAAGGAGGCAGACAAGAGTAAAGATCCTTGCTCTTAGGACTAGCAGTCAGATCCAGAAGGCAAGGTTTTATTACTGTGCTTGTAGGTAAGAACAGATTTTACTTATGTCCGTATGGTTTTGCCTGAAATTAATTTGTCAAGTACTTTGCTAAAGCTTTGGGTAATGAACCCAAGTAGTCAGGCTAGCTGTCTTGAAATCTACAAGATGAGCTTTTTAAACTCACCCAGTGCTGTAAGTGCAAGCACCAGATGGCTGGAATATAGTGACTTTAAATTACTTGGTCACTGGCCTGAAAGTAATGCTCGCCAACCTATTTGTGGCACGTTCATTCTCAATTCTATTGCCATTATTATTGGAGCTGCTTAATGTTTACCCACTTGCTTAGCACTGCAGTCCAGATTCTGTAAACTGCCTTAGTGCCCTGTCAGTGCCTTTCAGAGGGCACTCAAATTGGCCAGCAGTTAACTCTTTAAATTGCAATGGGGGTGGTCATGCAGGGTAGCTTTTAAATGTCCTGGGGAGCAGCTATGCTGGAGAATCTAATGTTTGCCTTCACTTTTCTAGGAGGAAATGCCCAGTGCTAAGCCTGCCCTCTAAACTAGAGGACTCCATGTACGTCTGCAGTGGCTGCTTTAAAAGGTGAGATCTGTGGGGGGCGGTTCTCATTGTAGGCCACTCTGTTCATGACTGCTGTTAATGCCTGGTGTCTTGTATGCTTTGTTGGGAAAACTACCTCTGTTGGGCCCGGGGTAGATTTCAATCCTCAAACAGGAATAAGGGATGTGGCTTTGTCTAGTGTGAAGCAATTTAGAAGCCCACACAAGAAGCAGACCAACTAGTGATCCCAAATTACTTGCGGTAATGTCTGCTCTCTACTCACGTGTTGTCTCACTTCCTTGCAATACTTTCTCTTATCTAGCCGGAAGCCCAGCTGATGTCTCCATGGAGAGTTGCGGAGCTGCTGTGTAGCTGTGTTTCTTGTTCATATTTGAACgcatctttttaaataaaaaatatttttttacaatAAAGCAGTTGTCTCTgaaagttttaactttttttaaaaagcactgcaAACCTCAGTCTTGACCTAGTACTccgttgtgcaaggtgctgtacagacgCACAACAAAGACCGTCCCTACCCTAACAAGCTAAGTATGAAACGAAAAGAGGAAGCAATGAGGCACTACTGGTCAACATGAGACAATTGATGTAGCACAGTAGCTGCTTGGCCACTGCCAAGGTTATGTGAACAAAGGAAAGACTGAGGTGCCCCTCCCAAGCAGGATAGGCAgcgtggtggggcgggggggagcattGCTTAGCTGAAATTCTGACTAATGGATAATGAAAGGCTGCCATCATTAGGCAATGAGAGGTGGGACCTGCCATCTCTGTAGTGTATGAGATGATGGCCAGACAGGTAGGCTGTGAGTGGCCATGGAAGTGAAGGTAAGTAGTTGTTTGATGTGAGCCAGTGGAAGGATGCAGAGGTGACAGTCAAAGCAACAGGCTAGGACGATGACTTGTAtagcagcattttgaatggatGTGAGCAGGATGAGCTAGCATTCGTCAAGGCCCCACAAAAGGATATTGCAGTAATTGAGGTGCAAGATGAGAACCTGGATGAGACTTTTTCGTCTCTATCCACAGCAAGTTCTTATCGTACGCAGCAAGAATGAGTAGGATGTGAGGCTCTAGAGTGCTGAGGTGAAGATGATGATACCCAGGTTATGGGCTTGAGTGATGGAGGTATCCATAGTGATGGGGAGGTCTGTCTTGTTCACCCTGAGCTTAAGCATTGCAGGACACCCATGAGATCTTGGACACATGCCGAAGTGTTAATTTGGCCAGAAGACTCCTCTGGTGTAAAAAGGCAGGTCTGTGAATCATCCATATAGAGGTGGTACTTGTGGATGCGATGGTGTGGAGCAGGAAGAGAGGGGGGGCCCAGAATGCTGCCTTAGGAACCCCCATAGAAAGTTGAGGGGATGAGGAGAATCCTCAACCTGCTGAACGAGTGATTAAGAGAGGGAGGAGCCATGGGAAGACAAGATATTGagaagtgctccacttaggaaggaacagtcagttgcacacatacaaaatgggaaatgactgcctaggaaggagtagtgGAAAGGGCTCGGGGGGTCATGCTGGATCACAAggtaaacatgagtcaacaatataaCACTGgcaaaaaagcaaatattctgggatgtattaggagtattgtaaacaagaTAGGAGAAGTAATTCCGCTCTActctgctgattaggcctcaactggagtattgtgtcccgttctGGGTGTCAcgcttcaggaaagatgtggacaaattggagggagtccagagaagagcaacaaaaatgtttaaaggtctggaaaacatgagggaagattgaaaaaattgggtttgtttaggctggagaagacttggggggggggggagaagtttaagtacataaaaggttgttacaaggaggagggaggagaattggacaagaagcaatgggcttaaattgcagcaagggccgtttagattggacattaggaaaaacttcctaactgtcagtggttaagcaccggaataaaattgcctagggaggttgtggaatctccatcattggggatttttaagagcaggttagacaaacacgtcagggacggtctagatcagaggtaagcaacctatggcacacgcgttgaaggcggcacgcaagctgattttcagtggcactcacactgcctgggtcctggccacgggTCTGGGGGCCTCTgcgtttttaattttaaatgaagcttcttaaacattttaaaaaacctatttactttacaacaatagtttagttacatattatagacttatacaaagagaccttctaaaaacgttaaaatgtgtggctggcacgcagaaccttaaatcagagtgaataaatgaagactcgatacaccacttctgaaaggttgccgacccctggtctagataatacttagtgctgcctcgagtgcaggggactggcctagatggcctctcgaggtcccttccggttctatgattctatgagagctCTGAGTGGCTGTGGGGTAGAAACGggattggagagagtctaggatGGTTGGAACCCCAGAGAGAGCGTGTTGGATGTGGTCAGAGAAGCAAAGGGAGTTAAGAGTTGGACTCACTGACATGGGAGATGCTAAGAGCTTGTCTACTGATTAACACACGTGTCCCAGCTCGctattgcttcctttctcattttaccatctaattattaaataaatcaactggaatataaatgttgtacttgcatttcagcgCATGGTATTCAGAGctgtataaacaagtaattgtgtGACATTTTAGTCTGTACTAACTTCGCTAGTGTGTTTTATGTAGCCTACTGTacaactagacaaatatctagattagttgatgtaccccctggaagagctgTGTACCCCAGGGCTAAGTatccccctggttgagaaccactgccccagAGCGTGTCTGTAGCAGGAGGGGAGTGAGACAGAGGTGTAGGCCAAGGGAGGGGCAAACAGTGGGACAGCAGTGGGTGGAATGAGCTGATGGCCAAGTGGAGGAGGGAATAGAAACCTGGGGCGGGCGGGGGTGGGATGTCATTGTAGTCTACATGGTCAGTCTCTTCTCAGAGGTTCTGTGCTGTTTCGGCAGAGTTTGAGTCATACCCCAGCTGCTCTCCGGTCCCATGCGCTGTCACTGGCTCTTCACTGACGGGGCATGATTTGAAACATCCCGAATTTAgagagacttaggcctggtctacactgggggaggggatcaacctaagttatgcaactgcagctacgtgaataacgtagctgaagttgacgtacttaggtCTACTTCGGTGTCTTCCCTGTGgtgagtcgatgggagagtgctcggtggtcgatttattgcatctagactagacacaataaatcgacccccgctggatcgatggcTACCCGTTGATCCTGCGggcaatgtagacatgccctaagggaCAAGCTTCTGAAAAGCTTTGATTGTCTCATGTTGCTGACTAACTATGTTGGGGTCTAGGCCAAGCAGCAGCCTGTGCTGGCTCTGTAAGGTGAAGACCCCACAAAGCCATGCTTACCGCACCTCATGCCTCTTTCAGCAAGGGCTGCAGTCAATGTCTTGTTTCCCTCATCTCTCGCCCTGTGATGCCAGCAGAGGAATCTGCTCTATTCAGCTGCAGTGACGGGTCCATGCACAGCCCTGGGGCCTTCATCTCAGCGAACGAACAATTGGCATTTGAATCAACTGCAGCGTGAGTGGCAGGGGAAGCGGCTGCACAGGgctcagcccccagcctgcctgcagtcctgGCCTGCCGGTGGAGCAAGCTGTTGCACCACTTCCTGGGGTGCGTCAGCTGGGTCTGTGACTGGAGCGTGAGTGTGTAACACTCCCTCGGTGGGAAGGGAGCGCCGGATGCTCTGAGTGCAAGATCGGAAACAGCAAGGGCCACAGCCTCTACTGGGTATGAAACAGCCCTTGCTGGGCAATCGCCTCCGAGTTCTGTCCCGCACAGCCCCCAACCCATAAGAGGCACCGCAAGGgacatctagtctaacctcctgccaagATTTAGCACTTGTGTTTAAACCATCCAGGACAGATGGCTGTCCAGCCTCTGCAAAACCCTGTGAAGAGATACCAGGACTTCCCGgggcgtctgttccattgtcctattgCTCACAGTCTAAATCTGCTGAGCTGTACTTTGAGctcactgcctcttgtcctgccttcaggggcaagagagagaaaaatttcTCCATCTTTTTCATGGCAGCCTTTCAAGGATTTGAAGCCCGCTGTCATGTCCCCTCCCCCTTAATCGCCTCTTTGCAAACTAAaaagttccttcagcctttgctcatctgACTGGCATTCCATCCCTTTTTTCATCTTTGTTGCTCGCCCCCgggtcctttccagtttctccacagcCTGTCTGTACATTGGTGACCGGAAttggacaccgtactccagctgaggcctcaccagcgccGAGTAGCGTGGTATTgtcacctcccgtgacttgcatgctcTGCCCCTGTTCATGCAACCcaaactgcatttgctttttttttttttttgcaacagcagtCGCATTCCTGACTCATGTTgaagttgtgatccaccacaactcccagatccttttcagcagtgctgctgccaggccagttatcccccattctgtatacGTGCGTTGGGTTTTTCTTCTCGAAGTGCAGCACCTTACATTTCTcttaatttcatttcattttgttgcCTATCGCCCAATTCTCCAATgtatcaagatccctttgaattttagctctatcctcctaAGTGTTTGCAACCCCCTCCCTGCCATGTGTTGTGTCACCTGCAGGTTTGATGGGCAGGCTCTGTTCTTCTATCCAGGTCagtaataaagatgttaaataacaccgGACCCAGAACATCCCTGTGGAACCCACCTTGAGATGACCTTCCAATCTGACCATCCTTCCTAACTGTccaggtggtgaagcactggaataaattgcccagggagcttgtggaatctccatcattggggatttttaagagcaggttggacaaacacctgtcaggggtgatcgagataatacttagtcctgccacgagtgcaggggactggactagacctctcgaggtcccttccggtCCTGTGTTTCGATATTCAAACAGGGGGGTGGGGATAAAAGCTTTGTAAGTGGGTTCAGTTCtgatgggagggggcagagtgaaaAGCTGGCTGCACGGTGGCCATCAGTCCACACCATTGTGGGGATGGAGAAGCCCATGTGCTCTGCTTGCACTATAGAGATCCCGCACTCCTCCAAGCTGCTGTCCTGTCTCCTCTCGCCCCTGCGCTGGGCTGGGTGCTCCACTGCCAATATGGGGAGGGGTATTGTCCCAATTACGGTACCATGCAGAGAGCTGGAACTGGTTCATATGCAGCAGCCATGTGGACACCTGAAACGCAATACACCCACACCACATAAtgcaccctccacacacacaacacacccacacAACACCACAGATGATACCCACACTCCCATACAACACACGCCCCCCTCACACCCACACTGCACAAACACCACACTACACACCATACAATGTGTGCAAAAAACAACTTATCATACAACCCTACACCAcagaatgccccccccccccgcacaatGTATACATAATGCATATACCATAAACACATACACATGCAGCGCAGGGCGGCTCTGCGTGGCACTGGCCTGGGCTGCCGGCTCACCGAGGCCAGGCGGGCTGCGGGGATGCCAAGCGGGCTGCAGGTGGTGCAGAGCCATGACCCTGCGCCCATGGAGCTAcggcgctgggcagggggtcaGGACCGGGCTCTGCCCAGCGTCCCTCGCGCAAGCCCCGGGCTGTACACAGACTCCCCACCAATGCAGGCGCTGGCTGTgatcccaccacacacacacaaccccttcGCTGCCCGCACCCCCAaacccacacacccctgcactgttcacacacacATGCCCTCCCATCTCACACAGGCTGCAGCCTGTTCCCACCgtccgcctcctcctccctccccgggcGTTGGTGAGTGACCCCAGTGACAGGCACAGAGACGCGGGCTCCCAGCGGGTCCCTCCGGGCGCTGTTTATTGCTGGACAGTTGGCAGCCACCGGCCGGGTCTCTATTTACAACAGTCCAAGTGGGGAAAACGCCGCCGGGGACGCCTTGCACCAGAGCAGTTGGGGCCACGGCTCCCCACGTTCAACCCTCTGAGCTCTGGGGTCCCCTGGCCGGCCGGCCTCCGGGCCACAGGATCTCAGCTGCTGTGCTCAGCACCTGCTCTCGCGACCCACCGTGAGGGTGGATTGGCCCCGTACCCAGCCACACGGGCTCAGTGCCATGAGCCACGGGCCCCCAGGCCGGCCTCTCCCTGCCCGGCATCACCACCGTCCCCTCAGAGACCCCCTCCTGTTCACTCCCCCATGGCCCTGCACAGACCTGCCCTTGGGGACCccctcctgtccctgtccctcTCGACCctgcacagacctgcccccccagccctgccctcagggacccccagctgccctctccccagcccccgggCCCTGCCCTCCGGGACATAGGGCTCTTGTTGCTCTCCGTGACTTTGCAAAGGGGCGTCTGACAGACATATGGACGCTCAGGAAGGAAGAGACTCCGGTTCTCTCGGCTCTGTGGGGCTCGTGGGGCAgaacccttctccccctccccaggccgGGTCAGTTCCGGGGGGCGAGTGGGCCTGAGAAGTGCTGTTCTTCCCCGCGGTCGGCAGCATTGCCCCAACCACCCCCTAGGAACAGAGATCGGGGAGTAGGGGGCAAGGGACTCAGCAGGGTCGGGATCTGGTCTCCGCAGGGGAGTGAAGGGGGCTGGGGTAATCATCAGAGAAACAGAGAGTGACACGTCTGGGACCCTGGTGCGAACGCACTACAGGGTCCCCCCATCCCCGTATGACACCTCCAGGGTTCGCTTGGGTGTGTG
The DNA window shown above is from Mauremys reevesii isolate NIE-2019 linkage group 25, ASM1616193v1, whole genome shotgun sequence and carries:
- the HNRNPA1 gene encoding heterogeneous nuclear ribonucleoprotein A1 isoform X4, which produces MSKSESPKEPEQLRKLFIGGLSFETTDESLRGHFEQWGTLTDCVVMRDPNTKRSRGFGFVTYSTVEEVDAAMNARPHKVDGRVVEPKRAVSREDSQRPGAHLTVKKIFVGGIKEDTEEHHLRDYFEQYGKIEVIEIMTDRGSGKKRGFAFVTFDDHDSVDKIVIQKYHTVNGHNCEVRKALSKQEMASASSSQRGRSSSGNFSGGGRGGGYGGNDNFNRGSNFSGRGGFGGSRGGGYGGSGDGYNGFSNEGYGGGGGGGPSYSGGSRGYGGSGNYDGYNNGGGGFGSGSGGSSFGGGGNYNDFGSYNNQSSNFGPMKGGNFGGRSSGPYSSGGGVALGGLLSERGHQNKSLRTTAITPSPIALSGGYGGSSSGGSYGGGRRF
- the HNRNPA1 gene encoding heterogeneous nuclear ribonucleoprotein A1 isoform X5; amino-acid sequence: MSKSESPKEPEQLRKLFIGGLSFETTDESLRGHFEQWGTLTDCVVMRDPNTKRSRGFGFVTYSTVEEVDAAMNARPHKVDGRVVEPKRAVSREDSQRPGAHLTVKKIFVGGIKEDTEEHHLRDYFEQYGKIEVIEIMTDRGSGKKRGFAFVTFDDHDSVDKIVIQKYHTVNGHNCEVRKALSKQEMASASSSQRGRSSSGNFSGGGRGGGYGGNDNFNRGSNFSGRGGFGGSRGGGYGGSGDGYNGFSNEGYGGGGGGGPSYSGGSRGYGGSGNYDGYNNGGGGFGSGSGGSSFGGGGNYNDFGSYNNQSSNFGPMKGGNFGGRSSGPYSSGGGYGGSSSGGSYGGGRRF
- the HNRNPA1 gene encoding heterogeneous nuclear ribonucleoprotein A1 isoform X1; amino-acid sequence: MAAGRAARGGHRVRSPKEPEQLRKLFIGGLSFETTDESLRGHFEQWGTLTDCVVMRDPNTKRSRGFGFVTYSTVEEVDAAMNARPHKVDGRVVEPKRAVSREDSQRPGAHLTVKKIFVGGIKEDTEEHHLRDYFEQYGKIEVIEIMTDRGSGKKRGFAFVTFDDHDSVDKIVIQKYHTVNGHNCEVRKALSKQEMASASSSQRGRSSSGNFSGGGRGGGYGGNDNFNRGSNFSGRGGFGGSRGGGYGGSGDGYNGFSNEGYGGGGGGGPSYSGGSRGYGGSGNYDGYNNGGGGFGSGSGGSSFGGGGNYNDFGSYNNQSSNFGPMKGGNFGGRSSGPYSSGGGVALGGLLSERGHQNKSLRTTAITPSPIALSGGYGGSSSGGSYGGGRRF
- the HNRNPA1 gene encoding heterogeneous nuclear ribonucleoprotein A1 isoform X3, whose product is MAAGRAARGGHRVRSPKEPEQLRKLFIGGLSFETTDESLRGHFEQWGTLTDCVVMRDPNTKRSRGFGFVTYSTVEEVDAAMNARPHKVDGRVVEPKRAVSREDSQRPGAHLTVKKIFVGGIKEDTEEHHLRDYFEQYGKIEVIEIMTDRGSGKKRGFAFVTFDDHDSVDKIVIQKYHTVNGHNCEVRKALSKQEMASASSSQRGRSSSGNFSGGGRGGGYGGNDNFNRGSNFSGRGGFGGSRGGGYGGSGDGYNGFSNEGYGGGGGGGPSYSGGSRGYGGSGNYDGYNNGGGGFGSGSGGSSFGGGGNYNDFGSYNNQSSNFGPMKGGNFGGRSSGPYSSGGGYGGSSSGGSYGGGRRF
- the HNRNPA1 gene encoding heterogeneous nuclear ribonucleoprotein A1 isoform X2, with the protein product MAAGRAARGGHRVRSPKEPEQLRKLFIGGLSFETTDESLRGHFEQWGTLTDCVVMRDPNTKRSRGFGFVTYSTVEEVDAAMNARPHKVDGRVVEPKRAVSREDSQRPGAHLTVKKIFVGGIKEDTEEHHLRDYFEQYGKIEVIEIMTDRGSGKKRGFAFVTFDDHDSVDKIVIQKYHTVNGHNCEVRKALSKQEMASASSSQRGRSSSGNFSGGGRGGGYGGNDNFNRGSNFSGRGYGGGGGGGPSYSGGSRGYGGSGNYDGYNNGGGGFGSGSGGSSFGGGGNYNDFGSYNNQSSNFGPMKGGNFGGRSSGPYSSGGGVALGGLLSERGHQNKSLRTTAITPSPIALSGGYGGSSSGGSYGGGRRF